In Planctomycetia bacterium, a genomic segment contains:
- a CDS encoding sugar phosphate isomerase/epimerase, translated as MKFGLNMLLWTDTVTEAHFPVLEEIKRLGYDGVELPIFNLDPAPYAALGKRLDAIGLKRTAVTVRTASDNPISPDAAIRQAGVEANRRTLECCQAVGAETLVGPYHSALGEFTGQGPTDDEFKWGVDSMRATAEHAAKCGVLLGVEYLNRFETYLLTSAADTARFIEAVNHPSCKMMYDTFHANIEEKDIAQAIRTAGKHICHVHISENDRSTPGAGHVDWKTSFSALREIGYDGWYVIEAFGLALPALAAATKIWRRMFTDEMQLAREGLAFMKRGCQG; from the coding sequence ATGAAATTCGGCCTGAACATGCTGCTCTGGACTGACACCGTAACCGAGGCCCACTTTCCAGTCCTGGAAGAGATCAAGCGCCTGGGCTACGACGGCGTTGAGTTGCCGATTTTCAATTTGGATCCCGCCCCCTACGCCGCGCTGGGCAAACGCCTCGACGCCATCGGGCTCAAGCGGACCGCAGTCACCGTGCGCACCGCGTCGGACAACCCCATTAGTCCCGACGCGGCGATCCGTCAGGCCGGTGTGGAAGCGAACCGCCGAACCTTGGAGTGTTGTCAGGCCGTCGGGGCGGAGACCCTCGTGGGCCCCTATCACTCGGCGCTGGGCGAATTCACCGGCCAGGGACCGACCGACGACGAATTCAAATGGGGCGTCGATTCAATGCGCGCCACGGCCGAACATGCGGCCAAGTGCGGCGTCCTGCTGGGCGTGGAGTACCTGAACCGCTTCGAGACGTATCTCCTGACGTCAGCGGCGGATACGGCGCGCTTTATCGAGGCGGTAAATCACCCGTCGTGCAAAATGATGTACGACACCTTCCACGCCAACATCGAAGAAAAAGACATCGCCCAGGCCATTCGGACGGCTGGAAAACACATTTGCCACGTGCATATTTCCGAGAACGATCGCAGCACGCCCGGCGCGGGGCATGTGGATTGGAAAACGTCGTTCTCGGCGCTCCGGGAGATCGGCTACGACGGCTGGTACGTGATCGAGGCCTTCGGACTGGCGTTGCCGGCCTTGGCGGCGGCCACCAAGATCTGG